In the genome of Candidatus Hydrogenedens sp., the window ATTAACAACTTGTGCTGGTAATGGACTTTGACTAATCACATTTCCTTCAGGAACGGTATCACTGCATTGTTTTGTTATAGTTCCAACAACCAAATCTATTGATGTTATTTGTTCTGTTGCTGATGCTTCAGAACTGCCAATTAGATATGGAACTGTAACTTTCTCTACTTCACCTTCTGGTGTCCCTTCGGGAGTGCCTTCAACGACGCCATCCGGTGTCCCTTCAGGAGTTCCTTCGGGTGTTCCTTCAACGACACCTTCGGGTGTTCCTTCAACGACACCTTCCGGTGTACCTTCAGGAGTACCTTCTACGACGCCTTCGGGAGTACCTTCAACGACACCTTCTGGTGTGCCTTCAGGAGTACCTTCTACGACGCCTTCGGGAGTACCTTCAACGACACCTTCTGGTGTGCCTTCATGAGTGCCTTCTGGCGTCCCTTCAGGGGTTCCTTCTACAACACCTTCATGAGTACCTTCAACGACACCTTCCGGCGTACCTTCATGAGTACCTTCGACTACGCCCTCTGGTGTCCCTTCAGGAGTGCCTTCAACGACGCCATCCGGTGT includes:
- a CDS encoding PASTA domain-containing protein, producing TPDGVVEGTPEGTPEGVVEGTHEGTPEGVVEGTHEGVVEGTPEGTPEGTHEGTPEGVVEGTPEGVVEGTPEGTPEGVVEGTPEGVVEGTPEGTPEGVVEGTPEGVVEGTPEGTPEGTPDGVVEGTPEGTPEGEVEKVTVPYLIGSSEASATEQITSIDLVVGTITKQCSDTVPEGNVISQSPLPAQVVNKGTSVNITVSTGPCPITVPNLVGMTEQDARATIIMSGLTIGTVTEEYSDTVSKGSVISQSPESGSKVPKDTPVNLVISKGKKRRFIVSCGTSDSSNTSNTGDMIMLGILSGLLIIQSRKRKRIQN